From one Acidobacteriota bacterium genomic stretch:
- a CDS encoding potassium channel protein, producing the protein MARRRSTLILGIGLLQTWLVVGSLGFSWIEGWSLLDSVYMTVITISTVGYGEVEPLSAYGKAFATFLIVAGLGTAIYTFTALGQTLLEGKLAEALGRRRMKSDLGKLEDHFIVCGHGRVGRTVAIELGRRNLPFCVIEADPAAEEDLRRLRYGHVIGDATEDRNLLLAGLARAKAVFALLPSDADNLYLTLTAKGLNPSVVAVARASGKSAETKLERAGADHVVSPYELVGLRLLHKVLSPALVEFMDLVIRRERLQLVMEEIQIAPDSEVAGRSIEESRIRSGYGLIIVAVKRSQSPVVFNPDDAVKIGAGDVLVVLGPEDRVRELARAKRG; encoded by the coding sequence ATGGCGCGAAGACGTTCCACTCTGATCCTGGGAATCGGTCTGCTCCAGACATGGTTGGTGGTGGGCAGTCTGGGATTTTCCTGGATCGAGGGGTGGTCGCTGCTGGACAGTGTCTACATGACCGTCATCACCATCTCCACGGTGGGATACGGAGAGGTGGAACCGCTTTCGGCCTATGGAAAGGCGTTCGCCACCTTCCTGATCGTGGCGGGTCTGGGGACGGCGATCTATACCTTTACTGCCCTGGGCCAGACGTTGCTGGAAGGAAAGTTGGCGGAAGCATTGGGGAGACGGCGCATGAAAAGCGATCTGGGCAAGCTCGAAGACCACTTCATCGTCTGCGGCCACGGGCGGGTGGGCCGCACCGTGGCGATCGAGCTGGGCCGCCGCAATCTGCCCTTCTGCGTGATCGAGGCCGACCCGGCCGCAGAGGAGGATCTGAGACGGCTCCGCTATGGGCATGTGATCGGCGACGCCACTGAAGATCGAAATCTACTCCTCGCCGGGTTGGCCCGGGCCAAGGCGGTGTTCGCCCTCCTGCCGTCGGATGCCGACAACCTGTACCTGACGCTGACGGCCAAGGGTCTCAATCCATCGGTGGTGGCCGTGGCCCGGGCCTCGGGAAAGAGTGCGGAGACGAAGCTGGAAAGGGCCGGAGCCGATCATGTGGTGTCGCCGTACGAGCTGGTGGGACTGAGGCTGCTTCACAAGGTCCTGAGTCCGGCGCTGGTGGAGTTCATGGACCTGGTGATCCGTCGGGAACGCCTGCAACTCGTCATGGAGGAGATTCAAATCGCTCCGGACTCGGAGGTGGCGGGACGCTCCATCGAAGAGTCCAGGATCCGGAGCGGGTACGGTCTGATCATCGTTGCCGTCAAACGCTCCCAGTCTCCCGTGGTCTTCAACCCCGATGACGCCGTGAAGATCGGAGCCGGAGACGTGCTGGTGGTGCTGGGCCCGGAGGACCGGGTCCGAGAGTTGGCCCGAGCCAAGCGCGGGTGA
- the hemG gene encoding protoporphyrinogen oxidase, with the protein MPSGLRVGIVGGGLSGLAAAYYLSRASSAVGLDLEITLLEKAPRLGGVVRSRRVGDFLLEDGPEAFVSYKPAAQDLAHELGLGADLLGSRDDRRKVYVLGPEGLNPLPEGMVFLAPVRRRAFWSSATLSPAGKLRALLEPWIPRSRMDTSVQKFFHRRLGREFTRRVAEPLVSAIYGGNIRHLSMESALPLLYRLEQTQGSLRKGFLRRPLESSSQPLPLFLTLRNGMQQLTDALGKRLPGVQIRTGVAGLRLTAIAGRRYRLQGDGFDGVQDAVILSTPAPAASRLLAGLTAKDSSPLSRVPYTSTRIVYLAYRRSEFSHPLNGFGFVASKGADTVLDACTWVSSKFDERCPPDSVLLRCAVHDGRRRRTGMSEDENVARTHQELRRILKISCSPTLSYVWEHGPVMPQPVVGHAKRMEAIRATLNKFPGIYLTGAFIGGVGIPDCIETSRKVAEEVAVRARKRIHGD; encoded by the coding sequence ATGCCTTCCGGACTGAGGGTAGGAATCGTCGGCGGAGGACTCTCCGGACTGGCGGCGGCCTACTACCTGAGCCGAGCAAGCTCCGCCGTAGGACTGGACCTGGAGATTACGCTCCTGGAGAAGGCGCCTCGCCTGGGTGGAGTCGTCCGCTCGAGACGCGTTGGCGACTTCCTCCTGGAAGACGGCCCCGAAGCCTTTGTTTCCTACAAGCCGGCGGCTCAGGACCTGGCCCATGAACTGGGCCTCGGCGCCGACCTTCTGGGGTCCAGGGATGACCGGCGCAAGGTCTACGTCCTGGGGCCGGAAGGTCTGAACCCGCTTCCGGAAGGCATGGTCTTTCTCGCCCCGGTTCGGAGGCGAGCCTTCTGGTCCTCGGCCACATTGAGTCCGGCGGGCAAGCTGCGAGCCCTTCTGGAACCGTGGATCCCACGTTCCCGGATGGACACCAGTGTCCAGAAATTCTTCCATCGGCGCCTGGGCCGGGAGTTCACCCGCCGGGTCGCGGAACCTCTGGTTTCAGCCATCTACGGAGGCAACATCCGTCATTTGAGCATGGAAAGCGCTCTGCCCCTCCTCTACCGGTTGGAGCAGACCCAGGGAAGCCTCCGGAAAGGATTCCTTCGCCGGCCCCTCGAGAGTTCATCCCAGCCGCTCCCCCTCTTCCTGACCCTGCGCAACGGGATGCAGCAGTTGACGGATGCCCTCGGAAAGCGCCTCCCAGGAGTGCAGATCCGCACTGGAGTCGCCGGGTTGCGCCTGACCGCCATTGCCGGGAGAAGGTATCGACTGCAAGGAGACGGGTTCGACGGGGTCCAGGACGCGGTCATCCTGTCGACTCCGGCTCCGGCGGCCTCAAGGCTCCTCGCCGGTTTGACCGCAAAGGACAGCTCTCCCCTGAGCCGGGTTCCCTATACGTCGACCCGGATCGTCTATCTGGCCTACAGGCGATCCGAGTTCTCGCATCCCCTGAACGGATTCGGCTTTGTCGCGTCCAAGGGGGCGGACACGGTGCTGGATGCTTGCACCTGGGTCAGCAGCAAGTTCGATGAGCGCTGTCCCCCGGACTCGGTTCTGCTTCGATGTGCCGTCCACGACGGGCGCCGGCGCCGGACGGGGATGAGCGAGGATGAGAATGTGGCCCGGACGCACCAGGAACTCCGGCGGATCCTGAAGATCTCCTGTTCCCCCACCCTGAGCTACGTCTGGGAACATGGCCCGGTCATGCCCCAACCCGTCGTCGGACACGCCAAGAGGATGGAAGCAATCCGCGCTACCCTGAACAAATTCCCGGGGATCTACCTGACCGGCGCCTTCATCGGAGGAGTCGGAATCCCCGACTGCATCGAGACTTCCCGGAAGGTCGCGGAAGAGGTTGCCGTACGCGCTCGCAAGCGCATTCACGGTGACTAG
- a CDS encoding VanZ family protein — MGTVLHWIPALVTIGLIVFLSHQSRLPGAGLGLNPLLHLIEYAFLTLTLVWGRSAGLRRKIRTRQLVWLGILGTLFAVTDEIHQSFVPSRIASAGDLLADVAGITLVLAAYRLVRNRF, encoded by the coding sequence GTGGGGACCGTCCTGCACTGGATTCCGGCTCTCGTCACCATCGGCCTGATCGTCTTCCTTTCTCATCAGAGCCGTCTGCCCGGAGCCGGATTGGGTCTGAACCCTCTGCTCCATCTTATCGAGTATGCGTTTTTGACTCTGACCCTGGTCTGGGGAAGAAGCGCAGGACTGCGGCGGAAAATCCGGACACGCCAACTCGTGTGGCTCGGAATACTGGGAACGCTCTTTGCGGTGACCGACGAGATCCATCAGTCCTTCGTTCCCAGCCGGATCGCCTCCGCTGGAGACCTGCTGGCGGACGTGGCGGGAATCACTCTGGTCCTGGCAGCTTACCGTCTGGTCCGGAACCGTTTCTAG
- a CDS encoding sodium/solute symporter (Members of the Solute:Sodium Symporter (SSS), TC 2.A.21 as described in tcdb.org, catalyze solute:Na+ symport. Known solutes for members of the family include sugars, amino acids, nucleosides, inositols, vitamins, urea or anions, depending on the system.): MLLALDQGRPDLFDGLQSIDYGAVVLYFIVMLIAGYYFSKRQKSTEEYFMAGRSMPWFVVGVSMFATLLSTVSYLSSPGEIIKNGLGIWGGQMHIPFTLALVTLVLIPFFMRKRFTSAYEYLETQYGLGARLFASILFMLNRLFWMGMIVYTASFAMVRMTGLPFIWVVVGIGSIAIVYTTMGGMRAVIWTDVAQFAILFAGLAFTVGFVFFETGTGPATWFNDVMQAEREPQPFFAFDPYVRVSLLGMAIYAMFWWTCTAGSDQVAIQRYLTTGSVQGARRSFASNLGADMTIALSLGLTGMALYSFYLGQLPGTPDQAFPHFIAHGMPRGLAGLVVAALFSAAMSSLDSGMHGVATVLTVDFFRRLRKKALDAAAELKLARTITILAGLFAVGFCLYLNTIPEETRGNLFDLTVRISSYITGALGGMFFAAFLRFRCTGPMMIASGFLGMAVGFYLSLATWIQTHPDIFVYVDAPGQAETMRWEPSRDQDNAIGSDSGENEFVLTGEGVAERHAVVRRTEDGWQLESLAETRINDELVSQSQIRPDDSIEIAGNRLLVKVKAVSWMWVLPSSCLVTLFSAGLLGLFTRRRTTGSPA, encoded by the coding sequence ATGTTGCTAGCCCTCGACCAGGGCAGACCAGACCTGTTCGATGGCCTCCAATCCATCGACTACGGGGCCGTCGTCCTCTATTTCATCGTGATGCTGATCGCCGGTTACTACTTCAGCAAGAGGCAGAAATCGACGGAAGAGTACTTCATGGCGGGCCGGAGCATGCCCTGGTTCGTGGTGGGCGTGAGCATGTTCGCCACCCTCCTGTCCACGGTCAGCTACCTCTCCAGTCCCGGCGAAATCATCAAGAACGGTCTGGGCATCTGGGGGGGACAGATGCACATTCCCTTCACCCTGGCGTTGGTCACTCTGGTCCTGATCCCGTTCTTCATGCGCAAGCGTTTCACCAGCGCCTATGAATACCTGGAGACGCAATACGGTCTCGGCGCCCGGCTCTTCGCGTCGATCCTGTTCATGCTCAATCGGCTGTTCTGGATGGGGATGATCGTCTACACCGCCTCCTTCGCCATGGTCCGGATGACCGGCCTGCCCTTTATCTGGGTGGTGGTGGGAATCGGCTCCATCGCCATCGTCTACACCACCATGGGCGGAATGCGGGCGGTGATCTGGACCGACGTGGCCCAGTTCGCCATCCTCTTCGCCGGCCTGGCGTTTACCGTGGGATTCGTCTTCTTCGAGACCGGGACCGGCCCCGCCACCTGGTTCAACGACGTGATGCAGGCGGAACGGGAGCCGCAACCCTTCTTTGCCTTCGACCCCTATGTCCGGGTCAGCCTCCTGGGCATGGCCATCTACGCCATGTTCTGGTGGACCTGCACCGCCGGCTCGGATCAGGTGGCCATCCAACGGTACCTCACTACCGGCTCGGTCCAGGGCGCCCGGCGCTCCTTCGCGTCCAATCTCGGCGCCGACATGACCATTGCCCTCTCCCTGGGGCTCACCGGCATGGCCCTCTACTCCTTCTACCTGGGACAACTCCCCGGCACGCCCGACCAGGCCTTTCCCCATTTCATCGCCCACGGCATGCCCCGGGGACTGGCCGGCCTGGTGGTGGCGGCGCTTTTCTCGGCCGCCATGTCGAGCCTGGACTCGGGGATGCACGGGGTAGCCACGGTGTTGACGGTCGACTTCTTCCGCCGTCTGCGCAAGAAGGCCCTCGACGCGGCCGCCGAGCTGAAGCTGGCCCGGACGATCACGATTCTGGCCGGCCTGTTCGCGGTCGGCTTCTGCCTCTATCTCAACACGATTCCCGAAGAGACCCGGGGCAATCTCTTCGATCTCACTGTTCGAATCAGCAGCTACATCACCGGTGCCCTGGGAGGCATGTTCTTCGCGGCCTTCCTGCGCTTCCGCTGCACCGGCCCCATGATGATCGCGTCGGGGTTTCTGGGCATGGCCGTCGGCTTTTACCTCTCCCTCGCCACCTGGATACAGACCCACCCGGACATCTTCGTCTACGTGGACGCGCCCGGTCAGGCGGAGACCATGCGCTGGGAACCATCCAGGGACCAGGACAACGCCATCGGATCGGATTCGGGCGAGAATGAGTTCGTCCTGACCGGCGAAGGGGTGGCCGAACGACATGCCGTCGTCCGGCGAACCGAGGACGGCTGGCAGTTGGAGAGCCTGGCCGAGACCCGGATCAATGATGAGCTCGTTTCCCAATCCCAGATCCGGCCCGACGATTCCATCGAGATTGCGGGGAATCGCCTTTTGGTCAAGGTCAAGGCCGTGTCGTGGATGTGGGTGCTTCCCAGTTCCTGTCTGGTGACCCTCTTCTCCGCAGGTCTGCTGGGTCTGTTTACCCGGCGAAGGACCACTGGATCCCCGGCATAA
- a CDS encoding formylglycine-generating enzyme family protein, with protein sequence MTKAFNRPAGQFVVLGSLVCMAFSSCRTVPQPPPEEMVRIPQGTFLMGTDQGFPFEGPPHRVSVSAFWLDRYEVTNRQFRDFVTETDHRTEAETFGWSGVFSEEEEAWNPVTGASWRHPTGPDSSIEDRLDHPVVHVSWNDAVAYAQWVGKRLPTEAEWEWAARGGLDQGPFPWGADLNPDDRHMANLWQGVFPVRHQVLDGFRTTAPVGSFPANGYGLYDMGGNVWEWTRDWYRNDYYRHSGGARNPAGPAKGSERVIRGGSWMCSVNYCQGYRVAARQKTAPDSGLTNLGFRCARDVD encoded by the coding sequence GTGACGAAAGCCTTCAACCGTCCGGCCGGTCAGTTCGTCGTCTTGGGGTCCCTCGTCTGCATGGCTTTCTCCTCCTGCCGGACCGTGCCCCAACCACCGCCTGAAGAGATGGTGCGGATTCCCCAAGGCACTTTTCTCATGGGGACGGATCAGGGATTTCCCTTCGAGGGCCCTCCGCACCGGGTCAGCGTGAGCGCCTTCTGGCTGGATCGTTACGAGGTCACCAATCGCCAGTTTCGCGACTTCGTCACCGAGACCGACCACAGAACCGAGGCGGAGACCTTCGGTTGGTCGGGCGTGTTTTCCGAAGAAGAGGAAGCCTGGAACCCGGTGACAGGGGCCTCTTGGAGACATCCCACGGGTCCCGATTCCTCTATCGAAGATCGGCTGGACCACCCGGTGGTCCACGTCTCATGGAACGACGCCGTTGCCTACGCCCAGTGGGTTGGAAAGCGGCTTCCCACCGAAGCGGAATGGGAATGGGCAGCCCGCGGGGGACTGGATCAGGGTCCCTTTCCCTGGGGCGCCGACCTGAATCCTGACGACCGGCACATGGCCAACCTGTGGCAGGGCGTGTTTCCCGTCCGGCACCAGGTATTGGACGGATTCCGCACCACGGCGCCCGTCGGCTCCTTCCCGGCCAATGGCTACGGGCTCTACGACATGGGCGGCAACGTGTGGGAATGGACCCGGGACTGGTACCGGAACGACTACTACCGCCATTCCGGCGGCGCCCGAAATCCGGCGGGTCCCGCGAAGGGTTCCGAGCGGGTGATCCGGGGAGGCTCCTGGATGTGCAGCGTCAACTACTGTCAAGGCTACCGCGTGGCCGCGCGTCAGAAGACCGCCCCCGATTCGGGCCTGACGAATCTGGGTTTCCGCTGCGCCCGTGACGTGGACTAG
- a CDS encoding 2-oxoacid:acceptor oxidoreductase subunit alpha: protein MSSGQFDFALAIGGAAGQGIATPGNILARIFVRRGVHLHAYNAYQSIIRGGHIFLTIRLKDGYPSTHGDKLDLLVCLNQDTMNRHLGLLGPGACAIYNSDAITPGDAADGVQLCPMPVVDLTSGNRNRLVQNTVALGVMVSLLRLDFDVLAGALKLQFGRKGQAVVDENVTVAEAGYKFAEINFDPFPVQVPVGPKPLAVWTGNDALAMGGAAGGCKFYCAYPMSPSTGVLHWMARNAPELGIMVRQVEDEIGVANMAIGAAHAGARSMCATSGGGFALMTEAIGAAAMMEIPVVFIDVQRAGPSTGVPTKTEQGDLWQMLGASQGDFQRFIVAPKNALDAFNTVPEVFNLTDRYQCPGIVLSDLLISEGTFSVDPDDIDFQPEIDRGQLITEHSATDGYKRYLDTDSGVSPRAIPGLEGYVHVVATDEHDEDGVLISDEFTNPHKRRQMVEKRARKFDRVLEDIEAPRLEGAAEAEATLVGWGSTYGVIQEAIEQLEEQGVQINHLPIKWIVPLHGDAILEALAGAKRTIIVENNHSGQFARYLRGETGFVADGHIRKYDGEPFMPHHIVEAVLEQLRGKTNHSVPYQEIMV, encoded by the coding sequence ATGAGTTCGGGACAGTTCGATTTTGCCTTGGCCATCGGTGGCGCTGCCGGTCAGGGAATTGCGACGCCGGGAAACATCCTGGCTCGAATCTTCGTGCGGCGCGGCGTTCACCTGCACGCATACAATGCCTACCAGTCCATCATTCGCGGTGGGCACATTTTTCTTACGATTCGGCTCAAGGACGGCTATCCATCGACTCACGGCGACAAGCTGGATCTCCTGGTCTGCCTGAATCAGGACACCATGAACCGGCATCTTGGTTTGCTGGGCCCGGGTGCTTGCGCCATCTACAACAGCGACGCCATCACGCCCGGGGACGCCGCCGATGGAGTCCAGTTGTGCCCCATGCCGGTCGTGGACCTGACCAGCGGCAATCGGAACCGGCTGGTCCAGAACACCGTCGCCCTGGGTGTGATGGTGTCCCTGCTGCGATTGGACTTCGATGTGCTGGCCGGCGCGTTGAAGCTCCAGTTCGGGCGTAAGGGGCAGGCCGTGGTGGACGAAAACGTCACGGTTGCGGAAGCCGGATACAAGTTCGCCGAAATCAACTTCGATCCTTTTCCCGTCCAAGTCCCGGTGGGACCGAAACCGCTTGCGGTCTGGACCGGCAACGATGCCCTGGCCATGGGCGGAGCCGCCGGCGGCTGCAAGTTCTATTGCGCTTATCCCATGAGCCCGTCGACCGGCGTGCTCCACTGGATGGCCAGGAATGCCCCGGAATTGGGGATCATGGTGCGGCAGGTCGAGGATGAGATCGGAGTCGCCAACATGGCGATCGGTGCGGCGCATGCCGGAGCCCGGAGCATGTGCGCCACCTCGGGTGGCGGGTTCGCGCTCATGACCGAAGCCATCGGCGCAGCCGCCATGATGGAGATCCCGGTGGTCTTCATCGACGTGCAGCGGGCGGGTCCGTCCACCGGTGTCCCCACCAAGACGGAACAGGGGGACCTGTGGCAGATGCTGGGGGCGAGCCAGGGAGACTTCCAGCGTTTCATCGTTGCCCCGAAGAACGCGCTTGACGCCTTCAACACGGTTCCCGAGGTCTTCAATTTGACCGATCGATATCAGTGCCCGGGCATCGTGCTTTCCGATCTGTTGATTTCGGAGGGGACCTTCAGCGTCGATCCGGACGACATCGATTTTCAACCTGAGATCGACCGGGGGCAATTGATTACCGAGCACTCCGCGACCGACGGCTACAAACGCTATCTGGACACCGACAGTGGGGTGTCTCCGCGGGCCATCCCCGGGCTGGAGGGATACGTCCATGTCGTGGCCACCGACGAGCATGACGAGGACGGAGTGCTGATCAGCGACGAGTTCACGAATCCCCACAAACGCCGTCAGATGGTGGAGAAACGAGCTCGAAAGTTCGACAGGGTGTTGGAGGACATCGAGGCGCCCCGGTTGGAAGGCGCGGCGGAAGCTGAGGCCACGCTGGTCGGTTGGGGATCCACCTATGGCGTGATCCAGGAGGCGATCGAACAGCTCGAGGAGCAGGGGGTTCAGATCAACCATCTGCCCATCAAGTGGATCGTCCCGTTGCACGGCGACGCCATCCTGGAGGCTCTGGCAGGAGCCAAAAGGACCATCATCGTCGAGAACAACCACTCGGGACAGTTTGCCCGGTATCTCCGAGGCGAGACCGGTTTCGTGGCGGATGGCCACATCCGAAAGTATGACGGCGAACCCTTCATGCCCCACCACATCGTGGAAGCGGTGCTGGAGCAGTTGAGGGGCAAAACGAACCACTCCGTTCCTTACCAGGAGATCATGGTATAG
- a CDS encoding ZIP family metal transporter: protein MEDLFGFRGWHPVLQALGATGFTWFMTALGAALVFAAKDLNRKVLDGMLGFAAGVMIAASYWSLLAPAIEMSEGGTLPEWFPAATGFLIGASFLWCVDKVMPHLHLGFPKSESEGIKTTWHRTSLLILAITIHNIPEGLAVGVAFGSLGVDSAMTLGSAVALAIGIGLQNLPEGVAVAMPLRREKVSRLKCFWYGQLSAVVEPVAGVLGAVLVSLSRPLLPYAFGFAAGAMIFVVVEEVVPESQRAGDTDLATMGAIFGFTVMMILDVALG from the coding sequence ATGGAAGATCTGTTTGGATTTCGCGGGTGGCATCCGGTTCTGCAGGCCTTGGGTGCGACTGGATTCACCTGGTTCATGACCGCTCTCGGGGCGGCCCTCGTCTTCGCCGCCAAGGACCTGAACCGCAAGGTCCTGGATGGCATGTTGGGATTCGCGGCGGGGGTGATGATCGCCGCCAGCTATTGGTCCCTACTGGCCCCGGCCATCGAAATGTCGGAAGGCGGGACCCTGCCGGAATGGTTTCCCGCAGCCACCGGATTTCTGATCGGCGCCTCGTTCCTGTGGTGCGTCGACAAGGTGATGCCCCACCTTCACCTGGGATTTCCAAAATCCGAGTCGGAGGGGATCAAGACCACTTGGCACCGGACGAGCCTGTTGATACTGGCCATAACCATCCACAATATTCCGGAGGGCTTGGCCGTCGGGGTGGCGTTCGGATCCCTGGGCGTCGATTCGGCCATGACTCTGGGGTCGGCGGTGGCGCTCGCCATCGGAATCGGACTCCAGAATCTGCCGGAGGGGGTGGCTGTGGCCATGCCGTTGCGCCGGGAGAAGGTCTCCCGCTTGAAGTGTTTCTGGTACGGTCAACTTTCGGCCGTGGTGGAGCCGGTGGCCGGCGTCCTGGGGGCCGTCCTGGTCTCTCTTTCGCGGCCGTTGCTGCCCTATGCCTTCGGTTTCGCCGCCGGAGCCATGATTTTCGTCGTGGTGGAGGAGGTGGTCCCCGAGTCCCAGCGGGCAGGCGACACGGATCTGGCCACCATGGGCGCCATCTTCGGATTCACCGTGATGATGATTCTGGACGTGGCCCTGGGCTGA
- a CDS encoding DUF3500 domain-containing protein produces MRLRLLVLLLGAASLVASSGASGDGEAMIREASRFLDSLSAMQKAVTQYSFDGAKRVEWHYFPDSGYQRSYGYARPGIGYKYMDEKQEKLAHNLLRAGTSEQGFSKVQGVIQLEEILRILENDTSGNRDREAYYYTVFGKPSASGTWGWRLEGHHLSLNFTIRDGKLVSATPAFLGANPHEVRGGADKGLRVLGAEEDKAKQLLQSLESGQRDLAVVQHVAYRDILSFVDKRARLVNEPPGLAAAELTDEQYQALRSLVHEYAANGSTAITKGRMARFDGTPRAKVHFAWAGGTQPGEGVYYRVQTPDFLIEYANTQNRANHSHTVWRDWNGDFGHDVLAAHYQDYDHGLGEPIYRAAK; encoded by the coding sequence ATGAGACTTCGACTCTTGGTCCTGTTGCTGGGCGCCGCCTCCCTGGTTGCGTCCTCCGGTGCGTCTGGGGATGGTGAAGCCATGATCAGAGAAGCCAGTCGTTTCCTGGATTCCCTCTCCGCCATGCAGAAGGCCGTGACCCAGTATTCCTTCGACGGCGCGAAACGGGTGGAGTGGCACTACTTTCCCGACAGCGGCTACCAGCGGTCCTACGGCTACGCCCGGCCCGGCATCGGCTACAAGTACATGGACGAAAAGCAGGAGAAGCTGGCCCACAACCTGCTTCGGGCCGGGACGAGCGAGCAGGGCTTCTCCAAGGTTCAGGGGGTGATCCAACTGGAGGAAATCCTCCGGATCCTGGAGAACGACACTTCAGGAAACCGTGACCGGGAAGCTTACTACTACACCGTTTTCGGCAAGCCTTCGGCTTCCGGGACCTGGGGCTGGCGGTTGGAAGGGCACCATCTTTCCCTGAACTTCACCATCCGGGACGGCAAGCTGGTCTCCGCCACTCCGGCCTTCCTCGGCGCCAATCCCCACGAAGTCCGCGGGGGAGCCGACAAGGGCCTGAGGGTGCTGGGCGCGGAAGAGGACAAGGCCAAGCAGTTGCTGCAGAGCCTGGAGTCCGGACAACGCGACTTGGCGGTCGTGCAACACGTCGCCTACAGGGACATCCTGAGCTTCGTCGATAAGCGGGCGCGGTTGGTCAACGAGCCTCCCGGGCTGGCGGCCGCGGAGCTCACCGATGAGCAGTACCAGGCGCTGAGGAGCCTGGTGCACGAGTACGCCGCCAACGGATCCACCGCCATTACCAAGGGGAGAATGGCTCGCTTCGACGGGACGCCCAGGGCGAAAGTCCACTTCGCCTGGGCCGGAGGGACCCAGCCCGGAGAAGGGGTCTACTACCGGGTCCAGACGCCCGATTTTCTCATCGAATACGCCAACACCCAGAACCGGGCCAACCACAGCCACACGGTCTGGCGAGACTGGAACGGGGACTTCGGACACGATGTCCTGGCCGCCCACTACCAGGATTACGACCACGGGCTCGGTGAGCCGATCTACAGGGCAGCGAAATAG
- a CDS encoding 2-oxoacid:ferredoxin oxidoreductase subunit beta produces the protein MAVTQQASVKPLKAKDFKGKVEPDWCAGCGDFGVLRTLQRACAELGLQPHEILTVSGIGCSSNLPGYFNGYGMHTLHGRALAVATGAQMANHELTVVATGGDGDGYGIGGNHFTHTARRNVDMTYLVMNNQIYGLTTGQVSPTSEEGMKTKSTPYGSVEMPVNPITSAIMNGATYVARGFSGQALHLVSLIKQAILHKGFALVDVFSPCVTFNHDNDYKFFKPRVRKLEDIEHDTTDWKAACEKAMVWGDDIYIGCFFQKLAPSLHNLEGVLDEGGPLAHRELGVTNEQAQRIIKRMM, from the coding sequence ATGGCTGTCACTCAACAAGCATCGGTCAAGCCCTTGAAGGCAAAGGATTTCAAGGGAAAGGTCGAACCGGACTGGTGCGCCGGATGCGGAGATTTCGGCGTCCTGCGGACGCTGCAAAGGGCCTGCGCCGAGTTGGGTCTCCAACCTCATGAGATCCTCACGGTCAGCGGGATCGGATGTTCTTCGAATCTGCCGGGGTACTTCAACGGCTACGGAATGCACACCCTGCACGGCCGGGCTCTGGCGGTGGCCACGGGCGCGCAAATGGCCAATCACGAGTTGACGGTCGTGGCGACCGGTGGAGACGGAGACGGCTACGGAATCGGCGGCAACCACTTCACCCATACGGCCCGCCGCAACGTGGACATGACCTACCTGGTCATGAACAATCAGATTTACGGTCTGACCACCGGGCAGGTTTCTCCGACCAGCGAAGAGGGAATGAAGACCAAGAGCACTCCCTACGGCAGTGTCGAGATGCCGGTGAACCCTATTACTTCAGCCATCATGAACGGCGCCACCTATGTGGCTCGCGGGTTCAGCGGACAGGCGCTTCACCTGGTGAGTCTTATCAAGCAAGCCATCCTGCACAAAGGGTTTGCCCTGGTGGACGTCTTCAGTCCCTGCGTCACCTTCAACCACGACAACGACTACAAGTTCTTCAAGCCCCGGGTCAGGAAGCTGGAGGACATCGAGCACGACACCACCGACTGGAAGGCCGCCTGCGAGAAGGCGATGGTCTGGGGTGACGACATCTACATCGGCTGCTTCTTCCAGAAGTTGGCACCTTCCCTCCACAACCTGGAAGGGGTTCTGGACGAAGGCGGACCCTTGGCGCACCGGGAACTGGGCGTCACCAACGAGCAGGCGCAACGCATCATCAAGCGGATGATGTAG